A part of Candidatus Palauibacter scopulicola genomic DNA contains:
- the prmC gene encoding peptide chain release factor N(5)-glutamine methyltransferase, translating to MIDPPPGGPARRPAGPTRREIVQGVRRELELAGLESPRVEAERLVAAALSLSVSELGLSGGERVDPGAAADVARAVSRRLEGQPLQHIEGTVDFRRVRLVSDGRALIPRPETEQLLDLVAAWRRGRDAPVDALDIGVGSGAIALALLDEGIAGRVVGLDVSEDALDQARENARRQTADGLELRLCPPDIWSALEPGETFDLIISNPPYVTTPEWTGLDPVVRDHEPRVALDGGEDGLDVIRTVVSGAAAHLREGGALFLEIATHQAPAVLALLEAEPILTDSRVRTDLAARPRFASARKAGSD from the coding sequence ATGATCGATCCGCCGCCGGGTGGGCCTGCGCGCCGCCCGGCGGGCCCGACGCGCCGGGAGATCGTGCAGGGCGTGCGGCGCGAACTCGAACTTGCCGGCCTGGAGTCGCCGCGCGTCGAGGCCGAGCGGCTGGTGGCCGCGGCGCTCTCGCTCTCCGTGAGCGAACTCGGCCTCTCCGGCGGTGAACGCGTCGATCCCGGCGCCGCGGCCGATGTGGCGCGGGCGGTCTCCCGCCGTCTCGAGGGGCAGCCGCTCCAGCACATCGAGGGCACGGTCGACTTCCGGCGCGTCCGCCTCGTGTCGGATGGCCGCGCCCTCATCCCGCGCCCCGAGACCGAGCAACTGCTCGACCTCGTCGCCGCCTGGCGCCGCGGCCGGGACGCGCCCGTCGACGCGCTCGACATCGGCGTCGGATCGGGCGCCATCGCGCTCGCGCTCCTCGACGAGGGCATCGCCGGCCGCGTGGTCGGGCTCGACGTATCGGAGGACGCGCTCGACCAGGCCCGCGAAAACGCCCGCCGCCAGACCGCCGATGGCCTCGAACTCCGCCTCTGTCCGCCCGACATCTGGTCCGCGCTCGAGCCCGGCGAAACCTTCGACCTCATCATCTCCAACCCGCCCTACGTCACGACCCCCGAATGGACCGGCCTCGACCCCGTCGTCCGCGACCACGAGCCCCGCGTCGCGCTGGACGGCGGAGAAGACGGACTGGACGTGATCCGCACCGTCGTCTCCGGCGCCGCGGCCCATCTCCGCGAAGGCGGCGCCCTCTTCCTCGAGATCGCCACCCACCAGGCCCCCGCCGTCCTGGCGCTGCTCGAAGCCGAGCCGATCCTCACGGACTCCCGCGTACGCACCGACCTCGCCGCCCGCCCCCGCTTCGCAAGCGCACGGAAGGCCGGCTCCGACTAG
- a CDS encoding YlbF family regulator has protein sequence MDERDRMLEKAQELGRLISQLPEYAYLRAARREIDEDRDATALLNRMRDLQSTLMEAVGRGERPSEEQEREFAELQEQVQTNTRYQGLISSQANFEKLMERVDRAIGEGVRKGEESRIILPT, from the coding sequence ATGGACGAGCGAGACCGCATGCTGGAGAAGGCGCAGGAGTTGGGGCGCCTCATCTCCCAGTTGCCCGAATACGCCTACCTGCGCGCGGCCCGCCGCGAAATCGACGAGGACCGCGACGCGACGGCACTGCTCAACCGGATGCGCGACCTGCAGAGCACGCTCATGGAGGCGGTCGGCCGCGGCGAGCGGCCGAGCGAGGAGCAGGAACGGGAATTCGCCGAGCTCCAGGAGCAGGTCCAGACGAACACCCGCTACCAGGGCCTCATCTCCTCTCAGGCGAACTTCGAGAAGCTCATGGAGCGGGTGGATCGAGCGATCGGGGAGGGAGTCCGGAAGGGCGAGGAAAGCAGGATCATCCTCCCGACATGA
- a CDS encoding CDP-alcohol phosphatidyltransferase family protein: MRAARDLGERALRAIFEPAMAWLTKRRVHPNAISTLGFVITCSSGYFFHQHHVSTAGFLVLLGGVFDLFDGTVARRTGLASSFGAFYDSTLDRLSEIVVYLGLLSLYNDYRLELGDVGMIYWIVLALAGSLMISYTRARAEALGIACYVGLMQRPERVILIGFAALIFGETPMFGHQGLVLRVVIIVLAILTNLTAFQRIWWVYRNTRPDGEPPPSRTEN, translated from the coding sequence ATGAGAGCGGCCCGCGACCTGGGGGAACGCGCGCTGCGCGCGATCTTCGAGCCGGCCATGGCGTGGCTCACGAAACGCCGCGTCCACCCCAACGCCATCAGCACGCTCGGCTTCGTCATCACCTGCAGTTCCGGCTATTTCTTTCATCAGCATCATGTGAGCACGGCCGGCTTCCTCGTCCTCCTCGGCGGCGTGTTCGACCTCTTCGACGGCACGGTCGCGCGCCGCACGGGCCTCGCCTCTTCCTTCGGGGCCTTCTACGACTCGACGCTCGACCGGCTGTCCGAGATCGTCGTGTACCTGGGGCTCCTCTCCCTGTACAACGACTACCGTCTCGAACTGGGCGACGTGGGGATGATCTACTGGATCGTGCTCGCGCTCGCCGGCTCGCTGATGATCAGCTACACCCGCGCCCGTGCCGAGGCGCTCGGCATCGCCTGCTACGTCGGGCTCATGCAGCGTCCGGAACGGGTCATTCTCATCGGCTTCGCCGCGCTCATCTTCGGCGAGACGCCCATGTTCGGGCACCAGGGCCTCGTGCTGCGGGTCGTGATCATCGTCCTCGCGATTCTCACCAACCTGACCGCCTTCCAGCGGATCTGGTGGGTGTACCGGAATACGCGGCCCGACGGCGAGCCGCCCCCCAGTCGAACCGAGAACTGA
- a CDS encoding inositol-3-phosphate synthase — translation MVDSDRSPATISSAEGTLGVLLVGLGAVSTTFIAGVEAARRGRNRPIGSLTQMNTIRLGKRTDNRTPLIRDFVPLAELDDLVFGAWDPIPDNAYESAKVCGVLRPEDIDPLADFMRGIEPMPAAFDRAYVKKLDGSNVKTGANKRDLAEQLREDIRRFKAEHGCDRLVMVWAASTEIFMKPSPVHDSPASFERAMEEDHPDIAPSMLYAWAALMEGVPFANGAPNLTCDIPALLALAAERGVAIAGKDFKTGQTLMKTILAPGLKARMLGLNGWFSTNILGNRDGEVLDDPESFKTKEESKLGALEYILQPDMYPDLYENMYHKVRINYYPPRGDNKEGWDNLDIFGWMGYGMQIKIDFLCRDSILAAPIVLDLALFLDLAARSGLSGVQEWLSFYFKAPQTAPDLYPEHDIFIQHWKLKNTLRWLQGEEQITHLGVEYYD, via the coding sequence ATCGTGGATTCGGATAGATCACCTGCAACCATCTCCTCGGCCGAAGGAACGCTCGGCGTCCTTCTCGTCGGGCTCGGAGCGGTCTCGACCACCTTCATCGCGGGCGTGGAGGCGGCGCGCCGGGGGCGGAACCGCCCCATCGGATCGCTCACGCAGATGAACACGATCCGGCTCGGGAAGCGGACGGATAACCGCACCCCGCTCATCCGCGACTTCGTGCCCCTGGCCGAACTGGACGACCTCGTCTTCGGCGCCTGGGACCCGATCCCGGACAACGCCTACGAGTCCGCCAAGGTGTGCGGCGTCCTACGGCCCGAGGACATCGACCCGCTCGCCGACTTCATGCGGGGCATCGAGCCGATGCCGGCCGCCTTCGACCGCGCCTACGTGAAGAAGCTCGACGGTTCGAACGTGAAGACGGGCGCGAACAAGCGTGACCTCGCCGAGCAACTCCGCGAGGACATCCGCCGCTTCAAGGCGGAGCACGGCTGCGACCGCCTCGTGATGGTGTGGGCCGCCTCGACCGAGATCTTCATGAAGCCGAGTCCGGTGCACGACAGCCCGGCCTCGTTCGAGCGCGCCATGGAGGAGGACCACCCGGACATCGCGCCCTCGATGCTCTACGCCTGGGCCGCGCTCATGGAGGGGGTGCCGTTCGCGAACGGGGCGCCGAACCTGACCTGCGACATCCCCGCGCTGCTCGCGCTCGCCGCCGAGCGGGGCGTGGCGATCGCGGGGAAGGACTTCAAGACGGGCCAGACGCTCATGAAGACGATCCTCGCTCCCGGCCTCAAGGCGCGCATGCTCGGCCTCAACGGCTGGTTCTCGACGAATATCCTCGGCAACCGGGATGGCGAGGTGCTCGACGACCCGGAGAGTTTCAAGACGAAGGAAGAATCGAAGCTCGGGGCCCTCGAATATATCCTGCAGCCGGATATGTACCCGGACCTCTATGAGAACATGTATCACAAGGTCCGCATCAACTACTATCCGCCGCGCGGTGACAACAAGGAGGGATGGGACAATCTCGACATATTCGGCTGGATGGGGTACGGCATGCAGATCAAGATCGACTTTCTGTGCCGCGACTCCATTCTGGCCGCGCCCATCGTGCTGGACCTGGCGCTCTTTCTCGACCTGGCGGCGCGCTCCGGACTGTCGGGAGTCCAGGAATGGCTGTCCTTCTACTTCAAGGCGCCGCAGACGGCTCCGGACCTGTATCCGGAACACGACATCTTCATCCAGCACTGGAAGCTCAAGAACACGTTGCGCTGGCTGCAGGGGGAGGAGCAGATCACGCACCTCGGCGTGGAGTACTACGACTGA